The following nucleotide sequence is from bacterium.
AAGGGAGGTTATAAAACCCAAGTCATTAGTAATTGCTATTGTCGGCCCATTGGTTCAACTTCCTATTATGCTATGCTATTTAAGGCTAAGGAATGTTAAGAAGATTCATCAGTAATGAGGTGATTAAAAATGTATGGTGAAAGCGACATCAAGTTCAAATTACCGGCGCCAGGGTAAAAGATGCACTTAAGCCAGAGAATCTGAAGAAGTGCATAAAAGCTTGTTGCTCTGGCGAAGCACCATTTAAAGACATCTGTTGTCGTTAGATGATTTAATTCTGGACGGTCTTAAGAGATTTGAGGCCGCCCAGATGAATTAAATTTAAGGGGGATCAAAAAAAACCTTGACAAGATAATTTTTTTGTGTTAGAATATAGACAGTTGTAAATATGTATAAATATTAGAGGACAAAAATGGGAAAGTGTGAAGACTTTTTTAAGGCATTATCGGATGAGACAAGAGTCCACATCTTGAAGATGCTGGAAGAAAAAGAAATGTGTGTTTCTGAAATAGGAGAGGCTTTTGAGGTCTCCCAGCCGACAATTTCTCATCACTTAGATATCTTAAAGCGAGCAGGACTGGTAAAATCGAAAAGAAAGGGTCAGAATATCTATTATTCCTTGAACAAGGATTGGTTGAAGGAATGCTGTGGCGATTTTCTCTCGATGTTTGAATGCTGTGTGGATTTTTTAAAAAACTATAAAATTGTAAAAAAGGGGGGTGATAAAGAATGAGCGGATGCTGTGCTCCTGATGAGAATCTAATTTCTCTTGCGGTAGTCATCGGGGTAGGGTGTAAGCCTTGCACCAAATTTTACATTGATAAGGCGTTGAAAGAAGGTTGTTCTAAGGAAGACTTAAAGAGGGTTATATCA
It contains:
- a CDS encoding metalloregulator ArsR/SmtB family transcription factor, coding for MGKCEDFFKALSDETRVHILKMLEEKEMCVSEIGEAFEVSQPTISHHLDILKRAGLVKSKRKGQNIYYSLNKDWLKECCGDFLSMFECCVDFLKNYKIVKKGGDKE
- a CDS encoding carboxymuconolactone decarboxylase family protein, giving the protein MSGCCAPDENLISLAVVIGVGCKPCTKFYIDKALKEGCSKEDLKRVISIAESLQWSECLRKAVSDEQADRMKEPLKIAKELLEAK